The Arctopsyche grandis isolate Sample6627 chromosome 7, ASM5162203v2, whole genome shotgun sequence genome includes a window with the following:
- the LOC143914135 gene encoding uncharacterized protein LOC143914135: MAAICMLPAGSQITVVVVLLLLPLQDITNVREDSHAALENGTGGVEDTVSYVTYFVLCVPDRPTNIAENQTTPASTTVTIEISTTTTSWTSITESSTTITRLPMLLRLGNQTVDINKSFRVPQAVGSSNASDVRNSSEIIVKKSVTTVSNVSTDVNISVSTASPKLKPWQGTKHEHEGRYGPQFEDAQTGENITVIIQAGDTALFDCRVSLLRDKTVSWLKRQPGEPPLLLTVGAQTYTGDSRFTVQFRYPGNWRLQITSTNASDEGLYECQLSTHPPRVISVYLRVRTMFVAIVDESGEALREQYYEAGSTLSLKCRVRGSGSTAGVGGEVWWFHGSVPLHRDASRGGVGVRSVALAEGAGADSHLKVSRLAPPDAGNYTCAVPHAMHHAYTVLVHVLNESLAELQQGSSNEGPRSLLLLLAAAVAMVLAAQDGPS; encoded by the exons ATGGCGGCCATTTGTATGCTTCCCGCAGGATCACAAATCACCGTCGTCGTCGTCCTACTACTACTCCCACTACAGGACATTACAAATGTACGAGAGGACTCGCATGCGGCGCTGGAAAATGGCACTGGAGGAGTTGAAGAT aCCGTTTCTTACGTGACCTATTTTGTTCTATGTGTACCAGATCGACCAACCAACATCGCCGAGAACCAAACAACCCCAGCATCCACAACTGTAACCATCGAAATTTCAACCACCACCACCTCATGGACCAGTATCACTGAGTCTTCGACGACCATAACGAGATTGCCGATGCTGCTGAGGCTCGGAAACCAGACCGTGGACATCAACAAGTCGTTCAGGGTTCCCCAAGCTGTGGGCTCATCGAACGCCAGTGACGTGCGAAACTCGAGCGAAATAATAGTTAAGAAAAGTGTTACAACAGTGTCGAACGTCAGTACTGATGTAAATATTAGTGTAAGTACGGCGAGCCCTAAGCTGAAGCCCTGGCAAGGTACCAAGCACGAGCACGAGGGCCGCTACGGACCACAGTTTGAGGATGCACAGACTGGGGAAAATATTACAGTTATTATACAGGCTGGTGACACAGCTTTGTTCGACTGCAGGGTGAGCCTCCTCAGGGATAAAACG gTTTCGTGGTTGAAGAGACAACCCGGTGAACCACCACTACTTTTGACAGTGGGGGCGCAGACTTATACCGGAGACAGCAGGTTTACTGTTCAGTTCAGGTATCCTGGAAACTGGAGACTCCAGATCACGTCGACGAACGCTTCAGACGAGGGCCTTTACGAGTGCCAACTGTCCACTCATCCCCCGAGGGTCATCAGCGTCTACCTTCGTGTGAGAA cCATGTTCGTAGCGATAGTGGATGAGAGTGGAGAGGCTCTACGAGAGCAGTACTACGAGGCCGGGTCTACGCTGTCGCTGAAGTGCCGCGTGAGGGGTTCAGGCTCCACTGCAGGTGTCGGGGGGGAGGTGTGGTGGTTTCACGGATCGGTGCCCCTTCATAGGGATGCAAGTCGTGGGGGCGTAGGCGTCAGGTCGGTGGCCCTTGCGGAGGGCGCAGGCGCCGACAGCCACCTGAAGGTCTCCAGACTTGCGCCCCCGGATGCTGGAAACTATACCTGCGCAGTGCCACACGCCATGCACCATGCTTACACAGTGCTCGTGCATGTCCTCAAtg aGAGCTTGGCAGAGTTACAACAGGGGTCCAGTAACGAGGGTCCACGATCCCTTCTCTTACTATTGGCAGCTGCCGTTGCCATGGTTTTGGCAGCTCAAGACGGCCCCAGTTGA